One Ostrinia nubilalis chromosome 6, ilOstNubi1.1, whole genome shotgun sequence genomic region harbors:
- the LOC135072543 gene encoding uncharacterized protein LOC135072543, with translation MNTPTSKENMGHTPNLKTHSVRSDCVSVQSTQSSTADKQRINGEVALTPTHSSFALQGTNPHSSMTAITPMASGSSQAKNSVKLQNCVSTVNLGCELKLLDIYSRTRFSEYNPQRFQGVVMRILEPRVTALVFRSGKIVCTGARNEHDSYVAARKIARIIQKLGFSAKFLDFKIQNFIATADLRFPVRLEALQQAHGQFSSYEPELFPGLVYRMVRPRVVLLIFVNGKIVLTGGKTRNEIYEALDIIYPILRSYRKS, from the exons ATGAATACCCCTACATCGAAAGAAAACATGGGGCACACCCCCAATTTGAAAACACATAGTGTACGCAGCGATTGTGTTAGCGTGCAGTCCACTCAGAGTTCTACAGCTGATAAGCAACGTATAAATGGGGAGGTTGCTTTGACACCCACTCACAGTTCTTTCGCACTTCAAGGAACAAACCCTCATAGTTCTATGACTGCTATTACACCTATGGCTAGTGGGTCGAGTCAAGCTAAAAATAGTGTTAAATTGCA GAATTGTGTCTCAACAGTAAATCTCGGTTGTGAATTGAAATTGCTTGACATTTACAGTagaacaagattttcagaatacaatCCACAGAGGTTTCAGGGTGTTGTTATGAGGATTCTTGAACCTCGAGTAACAGCTTTAGTTTTTAG GTCAGGCAAAATCGTATGTACAGGAGCAAGAAATGAACATGATTCTTATGTAGCGGCCAGGAAAATTGCTAGAATTATTCAAAAGCTTGGATTTAGT GCAAAGTTCTTAGatttcaaaatacaaaatttcattgCAACAGCTGATTTGCGGTTCCCAGTAAGATTAGAGGCACTACAACAAGCACATGGACAGTTTTCTTCATACGAACCTGAGTTATTTCCGGGCCTAGTTTATAGAATGGTTCGACCACGAGTGGTACTGTTAATATTTGTCAATGGAAAAATTGTATTAACAG gaGGCAAGACTAGAAATGAAATTTATGAAGCCCTAGACATAATTTACCCAATATTACGAAGCTATAGAAAGAGTTAG
- the LOC135072924 gene encoding transcription initiation factor TFIID subunit 7 — translation MNKDKREPDYPVELESQFIMRLPEEPAKVLRNVLSTGENLKNRLAIQMENDMRHGEIRFDNWLLHGKIVDLPTIVESHKTIDRKSVYKTADICQIMICKDELDPSSTEEESPTKNKKKDPFKVDKKFLWPHGITPPTKNVRKRRFRKTLKKKNIEAPEIEKEVKRLLRADNEAVSFTWEIINEEEERAEKHEPHLSVKPEKTKIKKDHGVKHEMEANKSSSKVEDIFGGALSDSDLEDENINVDIEDSRLSAYDDPPSDSLHSSDFKGSRAATQFSSEMFYSSEGLPSTSETIYKGREQYSIDDFLQGNVDSNLSVKLQQLSTELEELKQRRQRTQHEIAGMENMTLRQRFLEILQTLNKEIMNKEIEYQNLQSLK, via the coding sequence ATGAATAAGGACAAAAGGGAACCTGACTATCCTGTTGAATTAGAGTCTCAATTCATCATGAGATTACCCGAAGAACCTGCCAAAGTTTTAAGAAATGTTCTTAGCACtggtgaaaatttaaaaaataggcTTGCCATTCAAATGGAAAATGATATGAGACATGGTGAAATAAGATTTGATAATTGGCTATTGCATGGCAAAATTGTAGACTTGCCTACAATAGTTGAATCGCACAAAACAATAGACAGGAAGAGTGTTTATAAAACTGCAGATATTTGTCAAATAATGATATGCAAAGATGAACTAGACCCGTCGTCAACTGAAGAAGAGTCACctactaaaaacaaaaaaaaggatCCCTTTAAAGTTGATAAGAAGTTTCTTTGGCCACATGGTATTACACCTCCTACTAAAAATGTTCGCAAAAGACGCTTTAGAAAAACACTAAAAAAGAAGAATATAGAAGCTCCAGAAATAGAAAAGGAAGTTAAAAGGCTTCTAAGAGCGGATAACGAGGCTGTAAGTTTTACATGGGAGATAATCAATGAAGAAGAGGAGAGAGCTGAGAAACATGAGCCACATTTATCTGTCAAACCTGAAAAAACTAAAATCAAGAAGGACCATGGAGTTAAACATGAAATGGAAGCCAATAAATCATCATCCAAAGTTGAGGATATATTTGGAGGGGCATTAAGTGATAGTGATTTGGAAGATGAAAATATAAATGTGGACATTGAAGATAGTCGTCTTTCTGCGTATGATGATCCTCCCTCAGACTCGCTTCACAGTTCTGATTTCAAAGGCTCTAGAGCTGCAACTCAATTTAGCTctgaaatgttttattcatcAGAAGGGCTGCCGAGCACATCTGAAACCATTTATAAAGGCAGAGAACAATATTCTATTGATGATTTTCTTCAAGGAAATGTTGATAGTAATTTGAGTGTTAAATTACAGCAGCTTAGTACTGAATTGGAAGAACTAAAACAAAGAAGACAACGAACTCAACATGAAATTGCTGGAATGGAAAATATGACCTTACGTCAAAGGTTTTTGGAGATACTACAAACCCTAAATAAGGAAATTATGAATAAAgaaattgaatatcaaaattTGCAGtccttaaaataa